One Virgibacillus proomii DNA window includes the following coding sequences:
- the atpF gene encoding F0F1 ATP synthase subunit B — translation MYSYIDALTVGASVGGLRVGDMLIQLFFFLLLLFLVKKFAWGPVINMMQKREEYVADEIEAAEKSRADAEKASKEAAERLKQTKQEAQQIIEDAKEAGQKQEQLIIKTAREEAARLKESAQADIQNEKEKALQALQDKVASLSVLIATKVIEKEIDEKDQEKLINEYIKEVGEEL, via the coding sequence ATGTATTCATACATTGACGCATTAACAGTTGGCGCAAGCGTTGGTGGGTTAAGAGTAGGCGACATGCTAATCCAACTCTTCTTTTTCCTACTTTTACTATTTCTAGTAAAAAAGTTCGCTTGGGGTCCTGTCATTAATATGATGCAAAAACGTGAAGAATATGTAGCTGATGAAATAGAGGCAGCAGAAAAAAGTCGCGCGGATGCAGAAAAAGCATCTAAAGAGGCGGCAGAACGTTTGAAACAAACGAAACAGGAAGCTCAACAGATCATCGAGGATGCAAAAGAAGCGGGACAAAAACAAGAACAGTTAATTATTAAAACAGCTCGCGAAGAGGCTGCGCGCTTGAAAGAATCCGCTCAGGCTGACATTCAAAATGAAAAAGAAAAAGCGTTACAGGCTTTACAGGATAAAGTTGCTTCACTATCTGTATTAATTGCAACAAAAGTAATTGAAAAAGAAATTGATGAAAAAGATCAGGAGAAACTGATCAATGAATACATTAAAGAGGTAGGAGAAGAGCTATGA
- a CDS encoding F0F1 ATP synthase subunit delta, whose protein sequence is MSHVTVAKRYADALFQLGKETSTLDSLAQELTAVKKAFEENKNVYTFLTHPRISKAKKQQILDDVFKDGQKETRNMLKLLVERHRIELLPAIVDHFIQLVNDAKGIAAATVYSVRKLTDEECRQLEATFAKRFNKRAIQLTNVVEPSLIGGMKIRVGNTIYDGSVSGMLKRIERNLVTANK, encoded by the coding sequence ATGAGTCATGTAACGGTAGCAAAGCGTTATGCAGATGCTCTTTTCCAACTAGGTAAAGAAACGTCAACATTGGATTCACTTGCTCAAGAGCTGACAGCGGTAAAGAAAGCTTTTGAAGAAAATAAAAATGTGTACACTTTTTTAACACACCCTCGCATAAGTAAAGCGAAGAAGCAACAAATTCTAGATGATGTTTTTAAAGATGGTCAGAAAGAAACGCGTAATATGTTAAAACTTCTCGTAGAACGCCATCGGATTGAATTGCTTCCAGCTATTGTTGATCATTTTATCCAGTTAGTAAATGATGCGAAGGGAATTGCGGCTGCAACGGTCTATTCCGTTCGAAAATTAACGGATGAAGAGTGCCGACAGTTAGAGGCTACTTTCGCGAAGCGTTTTAATAAACGAGCGATTCAACTTACTAATGTTGTTGAACCCTCACTGATTGGTGGCATGAAGATCCGTGTTGGTAACACGATCTATGATGGTTCCGTTAGTGGTATGTTAAAACGAATTGAACGAAACCTTGTAACTGCAAACAAATGA
- the atpA gene encoding F0F1 ATP synthase subunit alpha, which translates to MSIKAEEISSLIKQQIETFDTDIEVSNVGTVIEIGDGIARAHGLDDVMAGELLEFSNGVMGLAQNLEESNVGIVILGPYSEIKEGDEVRRTGRIMQVPVGEELIGRVVNPLGQPLDGKGAVETTKTRPIEAPAPGVMDRKSVDEPLQTGIKAIDALVPIGRGQRELIIGDRQTGKTTVAVDTILNQADQDMICIYVAIGQKDSTVRSTVETFRRYGALDYTIVVSAGASDPAPLLYLAPYAGVAMGEEFMYNGKHVLVVYDDLSKQAVAYRELSLLLRRPPGREAFPGDVFYIHSRLLERAAKLSDAKGGGSLTALPFVETQAGDISAYIPTNVISITDGQIFLQSDLFFSGVRPAINAGLSVSRVGGSAQIKAMKKVAGTLRLDLASYRELEAFAQFGSDLDKATQAKLNRGERTVEILKQGLHKPMPVEKQVMSLYALTKGFLDDIAVEDILRFEEEMNTWMDNNRKELLASIRETGQLPDESEMNEAIEAFKKTFLPSEDK; encoded by the coding sequence ATGAGCATCAAAGCTGAAGAAATAAGTAGCTTGATTAAGCAGCAAATAGAAACATTTGATACAGATATCGAAGTAAGCAATGTCGGTACAGTTATTGAAATTGGTGACGGTATTGCACGTGCTCACGGTCTTGATGATGTTATGGCTGGTGAGCTGCTGGAATTTTCAAACGGTGTAATGGGATTAGCCCAAAACCTTGAAGAAAGCAATGTTGGGATAGTTATCCTTGGTCCTTATTCGGAAATTAAAGAAGGCGATGAAGTTCGTCGTACTGGGCGTATTATGCAAGTACCTGTTGGGGAGGAATTAATTGGACGAGTAGTAAATCCACTAGGCCAACCATTAGATGGAAAGGGAGCAGTGGAAACAACAAAAACTCGCCCAATTGAAGCGCCTGCACCTGGGGTAATGGATCGTAAATCCGTTGATGAACCATTACAAACAGGGATTAAAGCAATTGATGCCCTCGTTCCAATTGGTCGTGGTCAACGGGAATTGATTATCGGAGACCGTCAAACAGGGAAGACAACTGTAGCTGTCGATACAATTCTAAACCAAGCAGATCAAGATATGATTTGTATTTATGTCGCTATTGGTCAAAAGGATTCGACGGTACGAAGCACTGTTGAGACTTTCCGTCGTTATGGTGCATTAGATTATACAATTGTTGTATCAGCTGGTGCATCTGATCCAGCACCGCTATTATACTTAGCCCCATATGCCGGTGTAGCAATGGGAGAAGAATTCATGTACAACGGCAAGCATGTACTTGTTGTTTATGATGATTTATCTAAGCAGGCAGTAGCCTATCGTGAACTTTCGTTGCTATTGCGCCGTCCTCCTGGTCGTGAAGCATTTCCTGGAGATGTATTCTACATCCACTCACGTTTATTGGAAAGGGCAGCTAAATTAAGCGATGCAAAAGGTGGCGGTTCTTTAACGGCTCTACCATTTGTAGAAACACAAGCCGGTGATATTTCAGCATATATTCCGACAAACGTAATTTCGATCACAGATGGTCAAATATTCTTGCAATCTGATTTGTTTTTCTCTGGCGTTCGTCCGGCAATTAATGCTGGTCTATCAGTTTCTCGTGTTGGTGGTTCGGCTCAAATTAAAGCAATGAAGAAAGTTGCTGGTACGTTGCGCTTAGACCTTGCATCTTATCGTGAACTTGAAGCATTTGCCCAGTTTGGCTCTGATCTTGATAAAGCAACACAAGCGAAGCTAAATCGCGGAGAACGCACCGTAGAAATTCTAAAGCAAGGACTTCATAAACCAATGCCAGTTGAAAAGCAAGTCATGAGTCTTTATGCTTTAACCAAAGGTTTCCTTGATGATATTGCAGTTGAAGACATACTTCGCTTTGAGGAAGAAATGAATACCTGGATGGATAATAATCGTAAAGAATTATTAGCATCTATTCGGGAAACTGGACAATTACCAGATGAGTCAGAGATGAATGAAGCAATTGAAGCATTCAAAAAAACATTTTTGCCATCTGAGGACAAATAG